The Planococcus liqunii genome includes a region encoding these proteins:
- a CDS encoding S-layer homology domain-containing protein, which produces MTVKSAILRKLTIPTALSFVLAASVIASPVSAATSFSDVSERYEQSVNYLVNQDITNGISKTKFGIDQNIKRGDAAIILAHALGLTEKDAPASGFKDVPTRGVVAINALKDAGIVNGKSSKSFGFNDLMKRGEMALMLTKTTAYDLEKNQSTLSFTDVNSRYAEAVGMLVESKIATGKSIDKFGTDDLLKRGEYALFMYKLEQTLDKPDVMPYEAADYQGLWETKRANDQDAYLSVNLTNVKGNTATVQVDSMSSGAMYIGSVEGEAKFVGNKARIYYTEDGFGGSGVVTIELLNNAIAVTVVKSNEIGYLFEGKYKTYKQ; this is translated from the coding sequence ATGACAGTAAAATCTGCAATTCTTCGGAAGCTTACCATTCCCACTGCTTTATCTTTTGTCTTAGCCGCTTCGGTGATTGCATCACCTGTTTCGGCGGCAACTTCGTTCTCGGATGTATCGGAGCGTTATGAGCAGTCGGTCAATTATTTGGTTAACCAAGACATCACAAACGGGATTTCCAAAACCAAATTTGGGATTGATCAAAACATCAAACGCGGAGATGCGGCCATCATTTTAGCACATGCGCTTGGTCTGACGGAAAAAGATGCTCCGGCTTCGGGATTTAAAGATGTGCCGACGCGTGGAGTGGTCGCGATTAATGCGTTGAAAGATGCAGGAATCGTCAATGGGAAATCCTCCAAGAGTTTCGGCTTCAACGATTTGATGAAGCGCGGTGAAATGGCGTTGATGCTCACTAAAACAACTGCCTATGATTTAGAAAAAAACCAATCCACGCTTAGTTTTACGGATGTCAATTCCCGTTATGCGGAAGCTGTAGGAATGTTAGTCGAGAGTAAGATCGCCACAGGGAAGTCGATTGATAAGTTTGGAACAGACGATCTTTTGAAACGCGGGGAATATGCGCTCTTCATGTACAAACTTGAGCAAACTCTAGATAAACCCGATGTCATGCCTTATGAAGCAGCGGATTACCAAGGGCTATGGGAAACAAAGAGAGCAAATGATCAAGACGCCTACTTGTCTGTTAACCTAACGAATGTAAAAGGAAACACGGCGACCGTCCAAGTAGATTCGATGTCTTCTGGCGCAATGTACATCGGTTCAGTTGAAGGCGAAGCAAAATTCGTCGGCAACAAAGCCAGAATCTATTACACCGAAGATGGTTTTGGAGGCAGCGGCGTGGTGACGATTGAACTTTTGAATAATGCAATAGCGGTTACCGTTGTGAAAAGCAATGAGATTGGCTATCTCTTCGAAGGAAAATACAAGACCTACAAACAATAG